Proteins encoded together in one Lathyrus oleraceus cultivar Zhongwan6 chromosome 5, CAAS_Psat_ZW6_1.0, whole genome shotgun sequence window:
- the LOC127079748 gene encoding uncharacterized protein LOC127079748, translated as MHFNNYIDRCHTRPFDEIVIYFGWLVCRSHLTAPHLPERVMRKFDYTQTIPRQPVVSSHPALTRRHIKDMFDDYESHLVPEKTRDTISESDYSYVEGYIRWLFRVSHAYMVHAALEDSPILAHQEILEEEQDQLDHNADVLPMCYRILEIARADIDDDVFPDGFGVRRVLHDIMAEAHEALLYRRHHQSIGGLMTGEVDERLSDTH; from the coding sequence ATGCACTTCAACAACTACATTGATCGTTGTCATACACGACCATTTGACGAGATAGTGATATACTTTGGATGGTTGGTCTGCAGATCGCATCTTACTGCTCCTCATCTGCCCGAGCGTGTCATGCGGAAGTTCGACTACACTCAGACCATTCCCAGACAGCCTGTCGTCTCTTCTCATCCTGCCTTGACACGTAGACATATAAAGGATATGTTCGATGATTATGAGAGTCATTTGGTACCAGAGAAGACACGAGATACCATATCTGAGAGTGACTATAGCTACGTCGAAGGGTACATCAGATGGTTATTCAGGGTGTCACATGCATACATGGTGCACGCTGCTCTAGAAGATTCACCGATACTAGCTCATCAGGAGATACTAGAGGAGGAACAAGATCAACTAGATCATAATGCTGATGTCTTGCCTATGTGTTATCGCATATTAGAGATTGCGCGGGCAGACATTGATGATGATGTCTTCCCTGATGGGTTTGGTGTCAGGCGAGTCCTACATGACATCATGGCGGAGGCACATGAGGCATTGTTGTACCGGAGACATCACCAAAGTATAGGGGGATTGATGACAGGGGAGGTAGATGAGAGGTTGTCAGACACACATTAG